The following DNA comes from Panulirus ornatus isolate Po-2019 chromosome 59, ASM3632096v1, whole genome shotgun sequence.
GGTACCAAAGGAACCCTTGCCAGGAGCCATGTCCCAGATACGTGTTAAATTCATGGACAATGCATTCTACAAGGGCCTCAGAGATGAGTTTGAAAAGCGCCCCATATGGTCCAAGAATGCACTGAGGGTCAGGCTTGACTATACCAAAGATAAACTGAAGGTAATTTGTTCAAGGGTTATTGAATAGCATCATTTGTTGGATGGACAGATATAATTGAAAAATGCTTTGAACATTGGTAAGAGATCAGAGATGTTGAAAATGTAATCGCTTGAAGATCCTGTGTTATGCAAAATTTTCCTTTCAGTTGGAGTTTTAATCACAGAGAGTAATCCAGATAGCAAGGACAGTGAAATAGGGTGAAATAATAATATCAAGAACTGGAAAATTAAGCATGAAATAATTTTTTGATATGATTCACAGTGgaaaatatgtacacatgtaatcATGTAAGAGTGTGAAGTAGAACATCCGGCTGTGCTCTAAAatcatttgaaattttttttgttgCTAAGAAGTACTTTGAAATGGGTAAGCCCATGCAGTAACACACACTCTATGCTTACAGTATCTACTACCAACATTGTCTTACTACTTCCACACTGGCCCATGGAGGAACTTGTGGGTCAGGTTTGGTTATGACCCTCGCAAGGACCCCAATGCTTGGATCTACCAGACCTTTGACTACCGCATCAGACAGGCTGGTAAGTAATGCAATTTCATCTGTTTTATGCATCTTAGTCATTCTGGCTAAAAAACAACATTGTTCATATTAACACAGCACAGATCACAGCAAAATGAACATTGTTTATTTCATGTAGCAGTGAAGTGATGTCTGTTTCATGCATACCCCATTTTGAAACTCATCCCATGTTTTACTGTTTTAATCATAGTATGTTTCTTAACACATTACATTAACCACTTTCGAGACAGgtttccatattttttcttttgtgtattgTTCCACCATCACCCAGGTGCATGTGATGCTGTTTTAATCATAGTATGTTTCTTAACACATTACATTAACCACTTTCGAGACAGgtttccatattttttcttttgtgtattgtcccaccatcacccaggTGCATGTGATGCTGTACTGAAAAATATTTGAGTGTCAAGaaagtgtcaagaacagatgacagccttagagggaaaagtcCTTCCTTAACCCACCtgtctattccttcttttggaaaagtaaaactggaggggaggatttccagtcccttgcTACCACTCCTTATAGTTGCCTTCTAcatcatgcagggaatacataggaagtgttctttctcacctatccccagggataattattccaaaagatggaacagagaaggggtccaagtgaggatttcccctcttaggctcagtcctctgtttgaaggaagaaaaattggatgaagtgatgtgttttagatatctgggagtggacttagcagcagatggaaccatggaagcagaagtgagtcacagagtcggGGAGGGGaccaaggttctgggaacgatgaagaatgtgtggaaggaaagaaagttatctcggagagcaaaaatgggtatgtttgaaggaatagtagttccaacaacgttatatggttgcgaggcatgagctatagatagggttgtacggaggtgggtgttggaaatgaaatgtttgaggacaatatgtggtgtgaggtggtttgatcgagtaagtaatgaaagggtaagagagatgcgtggaaagagtctgattgagagagcagaaggtgtgttgaaatggtttggacatatggagagaatgagtgggggaagattgacaaagaggatgtgtcagagttggagggaacaaggagaaccaggatagggggggaaagaatatttcccatgtattccttgtgtgttggaaaagatgacgaaaaggggagggagcagggggctgtaaatcctcccctccagtttttacttttccaaaagaaggaacagagaagggggccatttgctGAGTCTCTTGCCTAAGTGATAGCTATTAGATGAGAAGTAGTTGTAAAGTGGGGCTAAGAGATTATTGTGACATGTAACATACCTGGGCAGATATGCCAAGATGAAATTCTAtccctccctcaagggggtggccacaccaATAGTCaacataactagtgaactccagtgctgcttgtTAGCCTTAATGCCTAacctttaacaggccattggTAGAGGGCAGCTCTAGCACAACTTGGagtgagttccagaagggaacaggcatcagagatatagatagatagaaatcctCTCATTCTATGCAGTTTTTACTGATTCTCACAATATCAGTACCTAGTTCTAAAAGCAGTAGGAATTACATGTCTTCAGCAAAGCTGGGTGAGTGCTGTCACAATCGGTGCAACAAATTGACCATTTACTTTCATGACATTCATTGGAACCAGTGCCACAGGATGCACATATTCCAAGAAGACCATAGGCCTTTTGAAGACATGTTCAACTAACGTAACCATGTTGTTGACCATTGAAACACTACCAGGAGAAAGGTTTAAACAGCTTTACCTGAAGTCATAACTTGGCAGCTGAtgatattagagaaagagaaaggtgggTTACTCTGAGAATTAAGTTGGGTGTAAGGGAGTTTGAAcaacattaattttctttttaagattcaTTTGTTATTAACTCATAAAGGTTGCAGATCgcagttattattatttttggacCCATCTTCTTTACTCTTTTATTCTGGTCAGTTCATTTAATTTTAGATAGTTTCTAAATTGATAAGAACTCCTGGGTAACCAGACCCAATAGATTCTTTTAATTCTCAGGTGGTGTGAAGACAAAGGTGGAAGCTAAGCGAAGCTACTCGAACTATGTCTTGCCATACAAGAGTTCCAATGCATCAAGGCGGAAAGTGAGTGTTCTACAATAAGCTCCTTCTCTTAAGATATGTCTTTGAGAGGTGTTGTTGGTCCAAATGACAGTCTAGACAAAATTTTCCTATTTCTAGTTTTAAAGTGTTTTtcttacattatatatttatGCAGTGTACACAAAGGGCCTCTGCTTCCAGTTAATACTAAGGGCCTTTTGCTATCTTCACAAATcttgttttttgtctttttgtacTATAATTGGCTTCTTCCTGCTGAAaaaatacatattctttttttattcgtaTTTCATTTGATGAGTAGTGTCCTTGCATAATAGATTTCATATATTAATGggttttatttccattttttctaaTTTCCTTTCAGTTGAGGTCTGTGATATTTGTAGCCGTACCAGATATATCTGTAATACCCTGCATCCTAGATTTAGAGGTGTATACGAATGTTATGGGGATAACACCCCACCCAGGTCTGTAAGCTAGTAATGTGTATCTAAATCTTCGTCGTGTTCTGCACGTTTTTTATGCCTTTTGTTTGCAAAGTTCTCAGTCTCTGTGCCTTGCATAGTATTTTAACAAAACAATGGAGTTTCTTACTGTTAAGTGAATTACAAGGTGCCCTGTGACAAGTTTTGAGGACATTGATCCTGTGTCTACAGTTCAGCAATAtagaggaaaacagaaaaaatacaCATGATCAAATATAACAGAGACATGGGTAGGGTTGCCCAATATGACTGGCTTTTCAAACAATATATTTGCATCCTCAAAAGAGAATGCTGCTGACCTCTTCTGACAAGGATGCTTAACATGACTATCATCAGCATTTGGCTGCTGCAGTAAGTCACAGTATCAAAGGAAGTGCTTACACAAGTTGTactgtgatatcaccatggtctACCTGAAATTGGCAGCAGTTCTAAAATGCAGAGCTCACCTATTAGCTCTGCTTATGCTTAGTTGCCTCCCATTCATGTACTTCAATCATGTGATTTCTAAAGACACAGGTTACCCTTCCTGCTAAGTGTTCAATGTGCAATTAGTGCTTCAAATGTTAAGTAACATCTCTGTATAGCCAGTAATGAAATCATCAAAATTTAACTATTCAGGACTAAAATGATACTGTGCAAAAAATTGTAACAGCTTGAAACTCCTCTGACATTTATAATTTGAAATTGTTTTAATAGTCCCAATAACATGTGCATCAGTGTAATCTGCTTTTATTCAACAAAATGAAACTTGAGGTTGTACAAAGTAAAGTGAACAGAAAGTTGGTATATAAAGATGCAGTTTAGCAGTCATATGTGCCTCCTTCACATTTTTTAGAGGGAGTGAAAGATAAAAACACCCTTTGTGTTCCTGCCTCTTAGTCTGACGTGAATCATTGGTACCACCTTGTGTGATTGCTAATACATgctgaaaccagatggtcatatGTAATCATTCTTGCATCTTGGATGCAGTTGAAGGCAGGAAATATATCTCCAGGACTTCTAAGTTTGATGAACATGAACTTGGTCAAGCAAAAAGATTGTACAGCCTAGTtatttgtgtggaagtcgagaacattatctcggaaagcaaaaatgggtatgtttgaaggaatagtggttccaacaatgttgtatggttgcgaggcgtgggctatggatagagtggtgtgcaggaggatggatgtgctggaaatgagatgtttgaggacaatgtgtggtgtgaggtggtttgatcgagtaagtaacgtaagggtaagagagatgtgtggaaataaaaagagcgtggttgagagagctgaagagggtgttttgaaatggttcgggcacatggagagaatgagtgaggaaagattgaccaagagaatatatgtgtcggaggtggagggaacgaggagaagagggagaccaaattggaggtggaaagatggagtgaaaaagattttgtgtgatcggggcctgagcatgcaggagggtgaaaggagggcaaggaatagagtgaattggagcgatgtggtataccggggttgacgtgctgtcagtggattgaatcaaggcatgtgaagcgtctggggtaaaccatggaaagctgtgtaggtatgtatatttgcgtgtgtggacgtatgtatatacatgtgtatgggggtgggttgggccatttctttcatctgtttccttgcgctacctcgcaaacgcgggagacagcgccaaaaaaaaaaaaaaaagttatttgtcTGAGTCATAATGGATGGAAGGACTGATAATTTGATTGAAAGGCAGAAAGGAGAATAGAAAAGGAAGAATATGAAGGGCTAAATGCAAAATTTCAAAAGTGTACTCTCAATATAGACAACATCACTACCAGTGCTATCACGAAAGGATTAAGGAGAAACCATGTGAAGTATTAAGACTATTAGACTTGATACAAGGATTAAGGAAAACCTTAAGAAACATTAAAACTGTTAGACGTGATATAAGGATTAAGAAGCCATGAGAAGCATTAAGACCATTTGGCATTATACTATTTCTGTAGGCTCAAGAAGAATCTAGGTCCTTATAAAGCACATGGCCCTGATGATATCTCCAAGGGCACTACTGAATGATACTTTTTTAATAAGTGATTTTCATCTAAATTTAGTTTTCACAAGTTATCCGCCCTTTTCAGACTTCAGTCATCCAGTCTTTACATCTTGGAGAGGCAGGTGAGGATGGTAATGAAGAAGTCCCTAGTGTAGATAAAAATTCAGAAGACCTGTACATCTTTCGACCTGGGATGATTCCACCATACCGACAAATGTTCTATCAGGTACTTCAAAGGGAGACAAAAGTATTTCAAATCTCAtgacatatgcatacacagtTGGTCATTAGAATATCAAAATTGTTTTTCTCTGGGATGTAGAGTTAGAAAAGCATTATTTTCAGGTCCAGAAATAGTATCTGACTTATTAGTTACatgatttgtttttatatttctcATCCTAATGGAGTATCTTCTTTCAGCTTTGATATACTTTGTGCATCATAAGAGATAATTTTCTTTGAAGTATTTCATAATTTTCAGTATTGTGATATTCAAGTACCTGAAATCCAAAAGCTTTTGGAGGACTCCATATTAAGTGGGGCCAACAAAGTTTGCTCCGAGAAGTATGGATGGTTACCTGCAGGCGTTGAAGCAAAGTGTCGAGACATTATGTCACACCTGATTGAGAAAACTATTGCAGAAAGAAGTAAgtattcatttatctttaattTATTGTTGGGATTTCCAAACGTTTTCATACAATATTTTAGCACTGATACTGTATTACAGAttttttatattaaagaaaatgtagctTTGAGTTGCTTATTACATTCATTCCTCTTCTTAAGTGGCATcatctgtcatttgcattatgaaTCATGCCAAGATTATCATATTTTATTTGGGCTCTGTATTTGAATGCTTTCTCTATGCCACAGCTGCATCCATAATTCTCCCATTTtcttacttttatgtattctaaGTCAGTAGTCTGCCCATATATTCCAGATAGCTTTACCATTTTAACATTCTAGTATTTACTTtgccatgtaaaggtagaagtagtagttaggaatattaggcaggagcattaggtagaagtagacggtaggaacattagataggaaccTCTGAAagtactgtgctagagttgccctctgcccgTGGCCagtaaagggtgaggcactaaaggctgagaagcagcactggagttcactagttatggagactctgttgtcatggtcacccccttgaggaagttttaagtgggaacaggtgtcatagattgagatagatagaatagatgtGAAAGACTTCAAAATTCCTAACTGTAGATTTCCTTGTACCTGGGTCTGTCAGTTGCAATCCCTCCCAGACACATTGCCTCTATTGCACCTAGTGTAATAAGATTCATGATCTTTCTGAGGTAAATGGTTTAGGTAGGCTTTTCTGATAGGCACTAGGGTATCATCGAAATTTATTTATATTAAGAGAGAATAGTTTCTTGTCCAAACATTTTCTGTAATAATTTTCCCTTGGTATATTACATATCATTGAAGACCATCATTTCTCTACAGCAGCTCAGGGTCAGGGGCTAGATGAAGAAGAACTGAGGTCCAACTCTGACACAGATTCTCCTACTGAAGGGAACTCAACCGAAGAAGAGACTGGAGAGTAGTTGTTTATGAGAATGGATTACAAGTCATGCCAAAGATAAAGAAGTGGACTCCGAATTGCTGCTCAACTTTTTAGGTCATTGCTAATGAGTGGAattttataaatataaaaaatctaGAATATAAAAATAGAATTGTATTccttcaaaaatgggtatgtttgaaggaatagtggttccaacaatgttgtatggttgcgaggcgtgggctatggatagagtggtgcgcaggaggatggatgtgctggaaatgagatgttttaggacaatgtgtggtgtgaggtggtttgatcgagtaagtaacgtaagggtaagagagatgtgtggaaataaaaagagcgtggttgagagagcagaagagggt
Coding sequences within:
- the l(2)37Cd gene encoding general transcription factor 3C polypeptide 5 isoform X1; amino-acid sequence: MSHGSGLSSTGKLRQFMCIEYPGLVENVDKTIETLGGIEKISEVYCEDNRRMELRFRPNDVYCKPTCGERHNSTALLLRVVCRRKKKRIEEPQVDPLEVSEEGVEEMTKQDDEEAASIKTDLLGVVHTTYKFNNLCDFQYVPLVSSEDGLGQMCVYDQLVPRGMEKADWLSQSAPLYLPPAAFTRMDTPQDYRYRREANCDTKSKVPQNIICRTRQRRTHFAIFHSFKDDEVPKEPLPGAMSQIRVKFMDNAFYKGLRDEFEKRPIWSKNALRVRLDYTKDKLKYLLPTLSYYFHTGPWRNLWVRFGYDPRKDPNAWIYQTFDYRIRQAGGVKTKVEAKRSYSNYVLPYKSSNASRRKTSVIQSLHLGEAGEDGNEEVPSVDKNSEDLYIFRPGMIPPYRQMFYQYCDIQVPEIQKLLEDSILSGANKVCSEKYGWLPAGVEAKCRDIMSHLIEKTIAERTAQGQGLDEEELRSNSDTDSPTEGNSTEEETGE
- the l(2)37Cd gene encoding general transcription factor 3C polypeptide 5 isoform X2, producing MELRFRPNDVYCKPTCGERHNSTALLLRVVCRRKKKRIEEPQVDPLEVSEEGVEEMTKQDDEEAASIKTDLLGVVHTTYKFNNLCDFQYVPLVSSEDGLGQMCVYDQLVPRGMEKADWLSQSAPLYLPPAAFTRMDTPQDYRYRREANCDTKSKVPQNIICRTRQRRTHFAIFHSFKDDEVPKEPLPGAMSQIRVKFMDNAFYKGLRDEFEKRPIWSKNALRVRLDYTKDKLKYLLPTLSYYFHTGPWRNLWVRFGYDPRKDPNAWIYQTFDYRIRQAGGVKTKVEAKRSYSNYVLPYKSSNASRRKTSVIQSLHLGEAGEDGNEEVPSVDKNSEDLYIFRPGMIPPYRQMFYQYCDIQVPEIQKLLEDSILSGANKVCSEKYGWLPAGVEAKCRDIMSHLIEKTIAERTAQGQGLDEEELRSNSDTDSPTEGNSTEEETGE